The Bradyrhizobium guangxiense genomic sequence CGCGAGGTCTGCGACCAACGCGGCATCGTCCTGATCTTCGACGAGGTCTTCGTCGGCTTCCGCCTCGCCGCCGGCGGTGCCCAGGAATACTTTGGTGTCAAGGCCGACATGGTGACCTACGGCAAGAGCCTCGCCGGCGCCCTGCCGGTCGGCGTCGTCTGCGGCAGACGCGAGCTGATGCGCCGCTTCCGCGACGACCGTCCCGCCGACATCTGCTTCGCCCGCGGCACCTTCAATTCGCACCCCTACGTCATGACGGCGATGGACGAGTTCTTGAGCCGGCTCGCCAGCCCGAATTTTCGGGCGGTCTATGAGGGCCTCGAGGCGACCTGGAATGGCCGCGTCCAGAAGCTCAACCAGATGATGGAGAGCGCCGACCTGCCGGTCCGGTTCGCCAACTTCTCCTCGATCTGGACGGTGAAATACACCACGCCGTCCCGCTACAACTGGATGCTGCAATATTACTTGCGCGCCGAGGGCCTGGCCTTGAGCTGGGTCGGCACCGGCCGGCTGATCTTCAGCCTCAACTACACCGACGCCGACTTCGCCGAAGTCGCAGACCGCTTCGTCCGCGCCGCGCAGAAGATGAAGGCCGACGGCTTCTGGTGGCACGACGGCGCGCTCACCAACAAGCAGATCAAGCGGCAGATCTTGAAAGAGATGCTGGCCAAGCGCTTTGGCCGCTGAGGCTGGCTCTCTCCTCATCATCGCCGTCATTCCGCGGCGGTCCGCAGGACCGAACCCGGAATCTCGAGATTCCGGGTTCGATGCTTCGCATCGCCCCGGAATGACGGTGCACATAAGAGCTCCCCACACGTGGATGCCCGGCACGAGGCCGGGCATGACGTAACCATCAGACATCGGAGTGTGTTGTGTGCGCAGCGCGCTCAGGCGTGCTGCTCTTCCAGCGAGGACTCGCCGATGAGGCCGAGCGTATGCTCCGGGTTGAGGTGCAGGCCGGGGTCCATCAGCTCGCCGCGCATCAGGGCGAGCGGGGCCTTGTGGTAGAGCATCAGGTCATGGAACGGATCGGTCAGGATCTTGGTCATCCAGACAAGGCCGGTCTCGATGTCGCGGATGAAGAACAGGTGCACGGTGCGGAACAACAGACCGCCGCCGCCGACCACGAGCCAGATCTTGGCGACCTGCCGCATGAAGTCGGTCGCGCTCGCCCACGGCGTGAACAGGCCGAACAGCGTCGGATCGGCGACCAGCACCAGGGGCGAGAACGCCCAGATCGCCATCAGCACGACCTTGCGCTGAAGGTTGTAGCCGACCTTGATCTCTTCCTTGTGCTCGTGCGTCGCCTGGTTGATGTGGTCGTAGGTGTGCGGCTCGAAGAAGAAGTGTCCGGCCTGGCGCGAGGTCATCGAGACCAGCCAGCCGACCAGCGCGGAGACCACGGGATCGATGAACAGCCAGACATAGGCGAGGAGGAAGCTCAGCGCGCTGACGAAGTGCAGGCTCTGATTGATGCGGCTGTGGTGATAGTAGCGATGGTCGTCCCAGCGCTGGATCCGCAGCTGCTCGAGATAATTCTTGATCATGCTCTTCCCCAAAATGCTTCTCGGGTACGGGGTTAAAGGGATTCGATGTACGCCGTGTGACAACATCATCTTGTCATGTGATGACACGCAGCGGCGCGATGACGCACGACACACGCGCCTGATGTCACGCCGCTTTCGCGACGTCGACCTTGCGGAAGCGCACCAGCGAGAAATGACCGAGCGGCGGAATCAGGCGGCGCTCGGCAAGCTCGATGCCGTGGGCACCGGCCAGCCACTTGGCATAACGCGACCAGGCGAACTCGGCGGTACGGAAGCCGAGCGGACGTACCACCGGCTGCAGCTTCTGCTCGATGAACCGGCGCACGCCCGCATCGGCGCTGACGCGGGTCAGGATGATCAGCTCGCCGCCGGGACGCAGCACGCGGGCGAACTCGTCGAGCGCCTTCTCCGGGTTCGGCACGGCGGTGACGACATATTGCGCCATCACCACGTCGAAGGAATTGTCGGGAAATTCGAGCTTCTCGGCGTCCATCACCGCAAGACCCTCGACATTCTTCAGCTTGCCCTCGGCGACGCGCTGGCGCGCCTTGTCGAGCATGGCTTCCGAAATGTCGGTGCCGAAGATGCGCAGGTTCGGCGCGTACATCGGCAGCGAGATGCCGGTGCCGACACCGACCTCGAGCACGCGGCCGCCGATCTTGTTGGTGGCCGCGATCGCGGCCTGACGGCCCTTGGCGAACACGCCGCCGAACACGAGATCGTAGACGGGCGCCCAGCGGTCATAAGCCTGCTCGACCGTGCCGCGCGTGAGGTCGAGCTGCTGGGTGCCGTCAAGGTTCATGATCTTAGCCATCGATGAGGTTCTCGCTGTGGGTCAAATGAAAGGTCAACCGCGCACCGGCCGCCGCGCCATGCGGGGCGAGGCGCGCAAGACGCGGCTGGGCTGAAGTGAGGTGAGGTTGCCGACGAACTGGCGCGCGCTGTTCTCCCAGGAGCGCTCCAGTGCGAAGTTGCGGCAGGGCTGGCGCGACATGGTGAGTGCGCGCAGGCACGCGGTGCGCAAATCGTGGTCGATCGCGCCGATCGGATGATCGGCGATGACGTCCTTCGGACCCGTGACCGGAAACGCCGCGACCGGCGTGCCGCAAGCGAGCGCCTCGAGTTGCACCACGCCGAACGTGTCGGTCAGGCTCGGGAAGACGAAGACGTCGGCGGCGGCAAGATGCGCGGTGAGATCGGCGCCCTTCTTCTCGCCGAGGAACACGGCGTCGGGATATTTCTTTTCGAGCGCCGCCTTCTGCGGGCCGTCGCCGACGACGACCTTGGTGCCGGGCAGGTCCAGCGAGAGGAACGCTTCGAGATTCTTTTCCACCGCGACGCGGCCCATCGTCATGAAGATCGGACCCAGCAGATCGAGCCTTGCCGGGCTGTCGGGATGAAACAGCTCGGTGTTGACGCCGCGCGTCCAGAAGCCGAGCCGCTTGAAGCCGCGCTCGGACAGCTCCTGCCGCAGCGACGGCGTCGCCACCATGGTCATCGCGGCAGCATCGTGGAAGTGGCGCAGCACGGCATAGCCGACCGCCGCAGGGATGCCGGTCCGCACCGAAACATATTCCGGAAAGCGCGTGGTGTAGGAGGTGGTGAAGGCCAGCCGGTTGCGGCGGCAATAGGCACGTGCGGCCCAGCCGATCGGGCCTTCGGTAGCGATATGCAGTGCGTCCGGCGCGCACCTCTCGATCCGCCGCGCGATCTCCTTTCCCGACGGCAGCGCAATGCGCAGGCCCGGATAGGTCGGCAGCGGCCAGGACGGAAAGCCGTCCGGGGTCAGGAAGTCGATCTCGACATCGAGCGCCTTGGCGGCGCCTGCCAGCGAGGTCAGCGTCCGGACCACGCCGTTGACCTGCGGATGCCAGGCGTCAGTCGCGATTAATACCCGCATGGGAAAATCCCGAGAGTTTGATGATTCTCGGCTTTCGACCATCAACCATGGATATTTCAGGCGTGTGACGTCACAGAAGTGTCGGCGGCCGGTTTTGTACGCTCTCCGGCGGGCCGAGCCACGAAACTGTCATGAAACAATCCTTGCCGCCGTGAAACCGTTTTGGGTTTTCCGCGCAAATGTCCCGAAACGTTTTGCCGTTAGTGATCTACGCAACAGAGCACCGCAACGGTGCCATGGTGGCCGAGAACCACCAAGCAAACAGGGGCGATCACATGTTCAATCTGGATATTTTCAAGACGTTTTCGCGCGCCGTTGCGCTAGGTGCTGTCGCGGTCTCCGCAATCGCATTTGCGGGTAGCGCCAAGGCCGCGCCGGTGCAGATATTCCCCTTCTCCCAGCCGCTGCCGCCGATGGCCGCGCCGCAGCCGTTCCAGCCCTACCAACCCTATCAGACGCCGACCTATCAGACTGAGCCGTCCGAGGATCAAGACGTCGTCGAGATGCCTGCCCGCTTCCGCCGCCAGACCGTCGCTTACGCGACGCGCGAAGCAGCGGGCACCATCATCATCGATACGCCGAACACCTATCTCTATTACGTGCTCGGCAACGGCCAGGCCCTGCGCTACGGCATTGGCGTCGGCCGCGACGGTTTCACCTGGTCGGGCGTCCAGTCGGTGTCCAGAAAGGCCGAGTGGCCGGCCTGGACCCCGCCGGCGGAGATGATCGCCCGCCAGCCTTATCTGCCGCGCCACATGGCCGGCGGCCCCGGCAATCCGTTAGGGGCCCGCGCCATGTATCTCGGCGGCACCATCTACCGCATCCACGGCACCAACGCTCCCGAGACCATCGGCAAGCGCGTCTCGTCCGGCTGCATCCGCATGACCAATGACGACGTCACCGACCTCTATTCGCGTGTCAGCGTCGGCACCAAGGTGATCGTGCTGCCGATGACCGAGCGCCGCGCGGAGCTCGGAACCGCGACGCGCTGAACCGTCTGGACATTGTGACGCAAACGGCCCCGGAACCCCGTCGGGGCCGCTTTCGTTTGCTCTCATGCCGGCGCGCGCGCCGCGGCGCGGGTCCTCCATGGAGGCGCAAATGCAATCACGGCTGCAATCCCCAGCGAGCCCTCGGCTGCACGCGATCGTCGGAGCACTGACGCTGCTCGTGTCCGCTCCCTCCGCGCTCGCGCAGCAGCCGACCAGCGACGAGGCCGGCAAGCAAGCCTTCAACAATTCCTGCCGCACCTGCCACTCGGCGAAGGAAGGCGACAACCGCCTCGGCCCCAACCTCAACAAGATCGTCGGGCGCAAGGCCGGCTCGCTGCCGGACTACAACTACTCCTCGTCGATGAAGGAAGCCGGCTTCGTCTGGGACCAGGACAAGCTGACGCGCTTCATGGTGAAGCCGGACGACGTGGTGTCGGGCAACAAGATGCAGCCCTATGGCGGCGTCTCGGCGGAGGAAGCGGCGAAGGTGATTGCGTATCTGCAGTCGGCCTCGCAGTAACGACCTAGGCGAAGCGGGTCGTTTTGTGTCGGCGATCGTGGCCATCCTTCGAGACGCCCGCCTGCGGCGGGCCCTCAGGATGAGGAGCGGAGTGTGCGGTCGCCTTTCCCTACGAAGCGCTTGCACCAAGGCGAAGATGCCGGTTAGCCTCATCCTGAGGAGCGCGCCCTGGCGCGCGTCTCGAAGGACGAGGCGTTCACGATGACGGACGGGGCGTGGCTCTACATTCTCGAATGTCGGGACGGCAGCTACTACATCGGCACGACGCGCACCCACCTCGAGATCAGGGTTGCGCAGCATAACGCCGGCACGTTCGAGGGCTACACAAAGTCACGTCGCCCCGTGACGCTGATCTTCTCGCAATGGTTCGATTGCATCCCGACGCGATCGAATGCGAGCGGAAACCCAAGAAGTGGAGCCGCGCGAAGAAGGAAGCCTTCATGCGCGGCAATTTTGCCGAACTCCATGAATTGGCAAAGCGCGCATCAAGTCATCCTTCGAGACGCCCGCCTGCGGCGGACCCTCAGGTCTGAGTGTGCGGCAACATATCGCCGCGGGACCGCTGGTAGTTAGCCTCATCCTGAGGAGCCCGCTGAGCGGTCGTCTCGAAGGGCGAGACGTTCACACGGACGGACGACACGGACGCGCCCGCCGCTCCGCGATCAACCTCAGCCACGCTGCCGAGTGAAACGCGCTCATCAAGAGATACATCGGCACCATTCCGCCGAGCAGAGAGCCCTGCCCGGCGGCACACAGCAGGTCTGCCGGCCCACCCCCGATCATGACCGTCAGCACGGCCATGATCGCGAAGGTCGGTGTCGCCGCCAAGGCCAGCCACAAGGCCAGCCACCTGGCGAGATGGCGCGCCGTCACAACGCCGTCGCGAGCGGCGCCGGCGGTTGCGCTGGCGGGACTAGTCACGTCCTTCCGCAGCCTCCTTGCGAAAGGCCTTCTCGCCGGCGTCGGAGATCTCGACCCACTTCTTGTCGGGCTCGGCGCCTTCCGTGTAGCTGTCATGCCAGTTCCACCATTTGTAGGTCGGCGTCTGCGGATAGCCTGGCGGCGAATCCTCCCAGACCTCCTGACGGCCGAGCGGGGTGATGTCGAGGTAGTTCCAGGTGCCGCCCATCTGCTCGTCGCCGCGACTCTTGACGAAATAGGTGCGGAAGATGCGCGTGCCGTCGCGGTAGAACACGTTCGTCCCGTGCCATTCGTCGACGCCGAAATCGGCGTCGAAGCTGTCGGTGACGGTGACCCACGGCATGATCCAGCCCATCCGCCGTTTCAGCCGGGCGATATCGGGCTGCGGCGCGCGCGAGGCGAACACCAGCGTGGTGTCGCGGGCGTTCAAATGCGCGACATGGGCGACCTGGTCGGCCACCATGGAGCAGCCGCGGCAGGCGTGATCGGGCCAGCCGAACACGCCGGGCTCGAAGAAGGCGCGGTAGACGATCAGCTGCCGCCGCCCCTGGAACAGGTCGACGAGACTGAGCTTGCCGCCGGGCCCCTCGAACGCATAGGTTTTGGTCACTTCCATCCACGGCATGCGCCGGCGCTCGGCGGCCAGGGCGTCGCGGGCGCGGGTATGCGCCTTTTCCTTGACGAGCAGTTGCTGACGGGCTGCCTCCCAGTCCTGCGGCGACACCACCGGCGGTGTCTGCATGGCGGTCTGTGCGTTATTCCGTTCGTTCTGGGCTAATGTCATCATGACTCTCCAAATCGCTCGCTTGGGCGATCGGCCTGCGTGGCGGAACCGCTCGCCCCTCACCGCACATCGTCGGCCGTCAACGATTTCTGGCACCGCACAGTTGCGCGGTGGGAGTAACAAGTGTGGCGGGATTTGAATGGAGTCGCTGATCACGGCCGCCGCCCGAGCGCTGGAAGCGGGCGATCCGCTCGGCGCACTGAACCGCGTCGCGCTCCGCAACGATGCGCCGTCGCTGGCGCTGCGCGGCATTGCGATGGCGCAGCTTGGCGATCTCGCCAAGGCCAAGTCGCTGCTGCGCAGCGCCGCGCGCGCATTCGGTCCGCGCGAGGCGGTCGCGCGCGCCAGATGCGTGGTCGCCGAAGCCGAGATCGCACTGGTCTCGCGCGACCTGAGCTGGCCCGCGAAAACGCTCGCGGCGGCGCGTGCAACGCTCGAGAAGCACGGCGATGTCGTCAATGCCGCCCATGCGGGCCACATCGAGGCCCGCCGCCTTCTTCTCCTCGGCAGCCTGGACCAGGCCGGACGCACGCTGGCCGAACTCGCCAGCCTTCCGCTGCCGCCTGCATCGCAAGTCATGCGCGAGCTCGTCGTCGCCGGCATCGCCATCAGGCAACTCAGGACGAAAGACGCGCGCGCGGCGCTGGCGCGCGCGGCCCGTGCGGTGCGGCAGGCCGACATTCCCGCACTCGCGGCCGAGGTCGAAAGCGCGAGCCTCGTGCTCGATGCGCCGGCGGCGCGCCTGATCACGCGCGGCGAGGAGCGGCCGCTGCTGCTCGAACAGGTCGAAGATCTCGCCACATCCGAGGCGCTCGTCGTCGACACGTTCCATCATGCGGTGCGCAGGCGCGGCACCATCGTGCCGCTCGGCACCCGGCCGGTGCTGTTCGCCCTCGTCCGCATCCTGGCGCAGGCCTGGCCCGCGGACGTCTCGCGGCAGACGCTGATCGCGGGTGCGTTTCACGCCAGGCATCTGGATGAATCGCATCGCGCGCGGTTGCGCGTCGAAATCGGGCGGCTCCGCACCCAGCTCGAGCCGCTGGCCGACATCAACGCGACGAAGCAAGGGTTCGTGCTGACACCGCGCAAAACCCGCGATGTCCTCGTACTGGCGCGGCCCGTCGAGGAAAAACATGCCGCCGCCCTCGCCCTCCTCTCCGACGGTGAGCCCTGGTCGAGCTCGGCGCTCGCGCTGGCGCTTGGCACCAGCGCGCGCACGGTGCAGCGAGCGCTCGACGAGCTGGCGCGATCGGGCAAGGTGCAGTCCTTCGGACATGGCCGGGCCCGGCGCTGGATGACGCCGCCCGTCCCGGGTTTCCCGACAGGCTTGTTACTCCCCATGCCGCTCCTGAAGGCGTAAATTGGACCCCATCACAGGGAGCGAGCAGATGAAGCGTTCAGCCGCCGAGATCATCAGGGAATACGGGCCCTTTGCAGGCGTCGATGCCGTGCATGGCGTCACCTATGACGGCAGCCATGTCTGGTTCGCCTCCGGCGACAAATTGAATGCGGTCGATCCTGATAGCGGCAAGGTCGCGCGCTCCATCGACGTCGCCGCGCATGCCGGAACGGCGTTCGATGGCAGGCACCTGTTCCAGATCGCCGAGGACCGCATCCAGAAGATCGATGCGGCCTCGGGGAAGGTGCTCAGCACCATTCCGGCGCCGGGCGGCGGCGGTGATTCCGGTCTGGCCTGGGCCGAGGGCTCGCTGTGGGTCGGACAATATCGCGAGCGCAAGATCCATCAGGTCGATCCGGAATCCGGCAAGGTGCTCCGCACCATCGAGAGCAAGCGCTTCGTGACCGGTGTGACCTGGGTCGACGGCGAACTCTGGCACGGCACCTGGGAGAACGAGGAGAGCGACGTGCGGCGGATCGACCCGGAGACAGGCAAGGTGCTCGAGCAGCTCGACCTGCCGGCCGGGACCGGCGTATCCGGGCTGGAGTCCGATGGCGGCGACCGCTTCTTCTGCGGCGGAGGCGCCAACGGCAATGTGAGAGCGATCCGCCGTCCCCGGCGCAGCTAGAGGGTCTTCGCGGCGACGTGATCGCTGCCGTTAACCCATTCGCCCCAATTCCACCCCATCGGTGCGCTCTAGCGCCCTGGTCGCCTGCCCTGTAAAATCCCGGCCGGGGCGGCTTGGGGGATTGATGCGACTGACGTTGAATCTGAAGACGATCCTGATCGGCCTCGCGGTGCTCGCAGCGTCGTTCTTCATCAGCCTGAAGGCGATGGACCTCCTGTCGCCGCGCGCGACGAATTCGGCCCCGCCGGTCGCGCAATTGCCGCCGCTGCCGCCGGTGTCGAAGAGCTCCATCGTGATCGCCCCGGTCGCCATCGCGATCTCGGCGATCCGCGAGCAGGCCGAGAAGGCTGCGCCGCGCAATTTCGCGGGCAAGGCCGACAACCCGATCTCGCAGATCCTGGAGAACGCCGACATCGGCTGGACCGCGGCGCGCGGGCCGATGGCAGCGAGCGGCGACAAGGACGTGCTGACGATCTCGACGCCGCTCACCGGCAAGCTGAACGTGACGGGCTCGCTGTCCGCGAAAGCCACCGGCGCGCTCGGCGACGCGCTCGGCAGCGTGCTCGGCGGTGACGCAGCGAAACGGATCGGCGCGGTCAACATCAAGAATTTGAACGCCAGCGCAGAGATCAAGGGCAACGTGATCGTCACCTCGCGCCCGAAGCTTGCGGCCAACTGGCATTTGGAGCCCAATCTCGGCGCCCAGGTCAATCTCGGCGACACCAATCTCAACGTCTCCGGCGCCAAGATCAACGTGCCGGCGCAGGTCAAGCCGCTGATCGACAAGAATGTCGGCGAGCAGATCAACATCGTCTCCGAGCGCATTCGCAACGATCCCTCGCTGCGCGAGAATGCGAAGCTGCAATGGGCCAAGGCCTGCCGCTCGATCCCGTTGCAGGGCTCCGGCGCCTCGGCGGCGCTTCCGCCGCTCTGGCTCGAGATGAAGCCCATCCGCGCCATCGCCGCGCAGCCGCGTGTCGACGCGCAGGCCGTAACCCTGTTGCTGGGCCTGGAAGCGGAGACGCGCGTCACCTCGACGCAGACCAAGCCGGACTGCCCGTTCCCCGACAAGATCTCGATCGTGCCACCGACCGGCACCGGCGTGAACATCGGCGTGCCGATTGACGTGCCGTTCACCGAGATCAACAGGCTGATCGCCGCGCAGATGGTCGGCCGCACCTATCCCGAGGACGGCTCCGGCCCGGTCGACGTCACCGTGAAGAGCGCCAACGTGATCCCGTCGGGCGACCGACTGCTGATCTCGCTGCTGGTCCGCGCCAAGGAGAAGAAGAGCTGGTTCGGCCTCGGCGCCGAGGCGACCGTGCATATCTGGGGCCGGCCGGTGCTCGATCAGGCGCAACAGACGCTGCGGCTCACCGACATCCAGCTCGCGGTGGAATCCGAGGCGGCGTTCGGCCTCTTGGGCGCCGCGGCGCGCGCCGTAGTGCCGCAGATGCAGCAGGCGCTGCTTCAGAAGGCGACGCTCGACCTGAAGCCGATCGCCGCCAACGCGCGCGAGAAGATCGCCGCCGCGATCGCCGATTACCAGAAGAGCGAGGACGGCCTCAAGGTCGACGCCAGGATCGAGAGCCTGACGCTCGCCGATATCGCGTTCGACTCGAAGACGCTCCGCGTGGTCGCGGAAGCCGGCGGCTCGCTGAACGTGTATGTAAGCAAGCTCTCGGGGATGTAGTGCGCGCTCACCGCAAGCCTATCGCCGAGAGCTTTTCCCTCCGGCCATCCTTCGAGACGCCCGCCCGAGGCGGGCTCCTCAGGATGAGGACAGGAGTGCGCGGCAACACTTTGAACTGGCGTTCACGCCGATTAGCCTCATCCTGAGGACGCGCGTAAGCGCCGTCTCGAAGGACGAGGCGTGCGCAAGCTACCGCCGCGAGCGCATGCAATAGCCTATACTCGCGCGCCTCATCATGGCTTTCGCCGCTGGCATTCTCGCCGCAGGATGCTAGTCTCAAACGGCACGTAGGGGACAACGCGAGGACAACATGGAAGCCGGCATGGTCACGCCCGCGCCGGCATTGGTGCGCTTTTCCGGCATTCAGAAGACCTATGATGGCGAGCACCTCGTGGTGAAGAACCTCGATCTCGACATCAGGAAGGGCGAGTTCATCACCCTGCTCGGTCCGTCGGGCTCGGGCAAGACCACCACGCTGATGATGCTGGCCGGCTTCGAGGTTCCGACCCACGGCGAGATCTATCTCGCGGAGCGGCCGATCAAGAACATGCCACCGCACAAGCGCGACATCGGCATGGTGTTCCAGAACTATGCCCTGTTTCCGCACCTGACGATCGCCGAGAATATCGCCTTCCCGCTATCGGTTCGCAAGACCAGCAAGGCGGACGTGCAGGAGCGCGTCGCTGCGGCGTTGCGCATGATCAAGATGGAAAACCTGGCGC encodes the following:
- a CDS encoding GIY-YIG nuclease family protein; its protein translation is MTDGAWLYILECRDGSYYIGTTRTHLEIRVAQHNAGTFEGYTKSRRPVTLIFSQWFDCIPTRSNASGNPRSGAARRRKPSCAAILPNSMNWQSAHQVILRDARLRRTLRSECAATYRRGTAGS
- a CDS encoding helix-turn-helix domain-containing protein is translated as MESLITAAARALEAGDPLGALNRVALRNDAPSLALRGIAMAQLGDLAKAKSLLRSAARAFGPREAVARARCVVAEAEIALVSRDLSWPAKTLAAARATLEKHGDVVNAAHAGHIEARRLLLLGSLDQAGRTLAELASLPLPPASQVMRELVVAGIAIRQLRTKDARAALARAARAVRQADIPALAAEVESASLVLDAPAARLITRGEERPLLLEQVEDLATSEALVVDTFHHAVRRRGTIVPLGTRPVLFALVRILAQAWPADVSRQTLIAGAFHARHLDESHRARLRVEIGRLRTQLEPLADINATKQGFVLTPRKTRDVLVLARPVEEKHAAALALLSDGEPWSSSALALALGTSARTVQRALDELARSGKVQSFGHGRARRWMTPPVPGFPTGLLLPMPLLKA
- a CDS encoding c-type cytochrome; amino-acid sequence: MQSRLQSPASPRLHAIVGALTLLVSAPSALAQQPTSDEAGKQAFNNSCRTCHSAKEGDNRLGPNLNKIVGRKAGSLPDYNYSSSMKEAGFVWDQDKLTRFMVKPDDVVSGNKMQPYGGVSAEEAAKVIAYLQSASQ
- a CDS encoding Vgb family protein; translation: MKRSAAEIIREYGPFAGVDAVHGVTYDGSHVWFASGDKLNAVDPDSGKVARSIDVAAHAGTAFDGRHLFQIAEDRIQKIDAASGKVLSTIPAPGGGGDSGLAWAEGSLWVGQYRERKIHQVDPESGKVLRTIESKRFVTGVTWVDGELWHGTWENEESDVRRIDPETGKVLEQLDLPAGTGVSGLESDGGDRFFCGGGANGNVRAIRRPRRS
- a CDS encoding glycosyltransferase family 4 protein is translated as MRVLIATDAWHPQVNGVVRTLTSLAGAAKALDVEIDFLTPDGFPSWPLPTYPGLRIALPSGKEIARRIERCAPDALHIATEGPIGWAARAYCRRNRLAFTTSYTTRFPEYVSVRTGIPAAVGYAVLRHFHDAAAMTMVATPSLRQELSERGFKRLGFWTRGVNTELFHPDSPARLDLLGPIFMTMGRVAVEKNLEAFLSLDLPGTKVVVGDGPQKAALEKKYPDAVFLGEKKGADLTAHLAAADVFVFPSLTDTFGVVQLEALACGTPVAAFPVTGPKDVIADHPIGAIDHDLRTACLRALTMSRQPCRNFALERSWENSARQFVGNLTSLQPSRVLRASPRMARRPVRG
- a CDS encoding class I SAM-dependent methyltransferase, with translation MAKIMNLDGTQQLDLTRGTVEQAYDRWAPVYDLVFGGVFAKGRQAAIAATNKIGGRVLEVGVGTGISLPMYAPNLRIFGTDISEAMLDKARQRVAEGKLKNVEGLAVMDAEKLEFPDNSFDVVMAQYVVTAVPNPEKALDEFARVLRPGGELIILTRVSADAGVRRFIEQKLQPVVRPLGFRTAEFAWSRYAKWLAGAHGIELAERRLIPPLGHFSLVRFRKVDVAKAA
- a CDS encoding DUF899 domain-containing protein, with amino-acid sequence MTLAQNERNNAQTAMQTPPVVSPQDWEAARQQLLVKEKAHTRARDALAAERRRMPWMEVTKTYAFEGPGGKLSLVDLFQGRRQLIVYRAFFEPGVFGWPDHACRGCSMVADQVAHVAHLNARDTTLVFASRAPQPDIARLKRRMGWIMPWVTVTDSFDADFGVDEWHGTNVFYRDGTRIFRTYFVKSRGDEQMGGTWNYLDITPLGRQEVWEDSPPGYPQTPTYKWWNWHDSYTEGAEPDKKWVEISDAGEKAFRKEAAEGRD
- a CDS encoding DUF4403 family protein, whose protein sequence is MRLTLNLKTILIGLAVLAASFFISLKAMDLLSPRATNSAPPVAQLPPLPPVSKSSIVIAPVAIAISAIREQAEKAAPRNFAGKADNPISQILENADIGWTAARGPMAASGDKDVLTISTPLTGKLNVTGSLSAKATGALGDALGSVLGGDAAKRIGAVNIKNLNASAEIKGNVIVTSRPKLAANWHLEPNLGAQVNLGDTNLNVSGAKINVPAQVKPLIDKNVGEQINIVSERIRNDPSLRENAKLQWAKACRSIPLQGSGASAALPPLWLEMKPIRAIAAQPRVDAQAVTLLLGLEAETRVTSTQTKPDCPFPDKISIVPPTGTGVNIGVPIDVPFTEINRLIAAQMVGRTYPEDGSGPVDVTVKSANVIPSGDRLLISLLVRAKEKKSWFGLGAEATVHIWGRPVLDQAQQTLRLTDIQLAVESEAAFGLLGAAARAVVPQMQQALLQKATLDLKPIAANAREKIAAAIADYQKSEDGLKVDARIESLTLADIAFDSKTLRVVAEAGGSLNVYVSKLSGM
- a CDS encoding L,D-transpeptidase, with protein sequence MFNLDIFKTFSRAVALGAVAVSAIAFAGSAKAAPVQIFPFSQPLPPMAAPQPFQPYQPYQTPTYQTEPSEDQDVVEMPARFRRQTVAYATREAAGTIIIDTPNTYLYYVLGNGQALRYGIGVGRDGFTWSGVQSVSRKAEWPAWTPPAEMIARQPYLPRHMAGGPGNPLGARAMYLGGTIYRIHGTNAPETIGKRVSSGCIRMTNDDVTDLYSRVSVGTKVIVLPMTERRAELGTATR